From Shewanella psychrophila, a single genomic window includes:
- the rseP gene encoding sigma E protease regulator RseP, with product MIDFLWNLGSFVIALGILIAAHEYGHFWVARRCGVKVERFSIGFGKAIWRRVGKDGTEYVLAMIPLGGYVKMLDERVDDVPEELKDQAFNRKTVWQRIAIVAAGPLANFIFAIISLYFMYLIGVPALKPVIDATRIDTPAAQIQIHEPMLITSVEGKRVRNWEEVTYALVSEIGEPHIDITLAPLEYSADDALGTKYRLNTESWEFDPDKESPIASLGLDFYRPEITPVLGLVSPDGAAAAAGLEVGDILVAVDGVPYDEWDDFVSKIKASANQTVLITVRRDGEQLQLKVIPSEREGSLGQVEGVIGVAPTQADWPENMKLQLEYGFIESFGVATDKTWQLISVSFKMIGKLITGDLSVKNLSGPISIAQGAGNSANYGLVYFLGFLALISVNLGIINLLPLPVLDGGHLLYYFIEVITGRPVPEKVQEIGFRFGAAMLLMLMSVALFNDFSRL from the coding sequence ATGATCGACTTTCTGTGGAACTTAGGTTCCTTTGTTATTGCATTAGGCATCTTAATTGCTGCACATGAATATGGTCACTTTTGGGTGGCTAGGCGTTGTGGGGTTAAAGTTGAGCGTTTTTCTATCGGCTTTGGTAAAGCGATATGGCGAAGAGTGGGTAAAGATGGCACCGAATACGTGTTAGCTATGATTCCTCTTGGCGGTTATGTCAAGATGCTTGACGAACGTGTGGATGATGTTCCGGAAGAATTAAAAGATCAAGCGTTTAACCGAAAAACGGTTTGGCAGCGTATCGCCATAGTTGCAGCTGGGCCTTTGGCCAATTTCATTTTTGCCATTATTTCACTTTATTTCATGTACCTTATTGGCGTACCAGCACTCAAGCCCGTTATTGATGCTACACGTATAGATACGCCCGCTGCGCAAATTCAAATTCATGAGCCTATGCTGATAACTTCGGTTGAAGGCAAGCGTGTGCGTAATTGGGAAGAGGTGACTTACGCCTTGGTGAGTGAGATTGGTGAGCCACATATTGATATCACCTTAGCGCCTCTGGAATATAGTGCCGATGACGCACTAGGTACTAAATATAGATTAAACACGGAATCCTGGGAGTTCGATCCGGATAAAGAGTCGCCCATCGCTTCATTGGGACTCGATTTCTATAGACCCGAAATAACTCCTGTTTTAGGATTAGTGAGCCCAGATGGCGCGGCTGCGGCCGCAGGCTTAGAAGTCGGAGATATCTTAGTCGCCGTTGATGGTGTGCCCTATGATGAGTGGGACGATTTCGTCAGTAAGATAAAAGCATCAGCTAATCAAACTGTATTAATTACAGTTAGACGAGATGGTGAACAACTTCAGCTCAAAGTGATCCCTAGTGAACGTGAAGGTTCACTAGGTCAAGTCGAAGGTGTTATCGGTGTTGCACCTACTCAAGCGGATTGGCCGGAAAATATGAAGCTTCAGCTTGAGTATGGTTTCATCGAATCATTTGGGGTAGCGACAGATAAAACATGGCAACTTATCTCTGTCAGTTTTAAGATGATCGGCAAACTGATCACTGGGGATCTGTCTGTTAAAAATTTAAGTGGACCAATATCCATAGCACAAGGTGCTGGTAACAGTGCTAACTATGGATTGGTTTACTTTTTAGGTTTCCTCGCATTAATCAGCGTTAACTTAGGTATTATTAATTTACTGCCTTTGCCCGTGCTTGATGGGGGACACTTGTTGTATTACTTCATCGAAGTGATCACAGGAAGACCTGTACCAGAGAAGGTACAGGAAATTGGATTCAGATTTGGGGCAGCCATGCTGCTGATGTTGATGAGCGTCGCGCTTTTCAACGATTTCTCCCGACTCTGA